In Mycosarcoma maydis chromosome 20, whole genome shotgun sequence, the genomic stretch GACAGTATGGGCAACACCGAGATCCTGCGTCGCGGCGACGTGCAGTTCACCTCGGCCGGAACAGGCATCCGACACAGCGAGAAGAACGGCGGCAAAGATACGGTGCACTTCCTGCAGATTTGGTACACCCCGGACGTCTCCGGACTGCAACCTAGGTACTACACGACGCATGCTTCGGACGAAAGCAAACGAGACACTctcaagacgctcatcaAACCCATCTCTACATTCAGCAAACAAGACCAGCAGAAATCCGGCCTGCTCCCCGAAGGATCGCCTATCCCGTCTCACTCAACTCTGGTGACGCGCACTTCGATCCTCTCACccgcaagcagcgtcaCCCATATACTCGGCGCCGACTctgaagcgcaagacggCACAGAGAGGTGGTGCTATATCCACCTCGCCCAAACGTCGGGCTACAAGGATCCCGAACTCAAAGACGTCGGCATCAAGAACGAAGCCAGCATCACTTTCAGCGATGGTGACCACACTCAGTACACCCTCAAGGAAGGTGATGGTGCTTACATCAAGGGTGGTAAAGCAGGCCATGGTatcgagatcaagaacCAGGGTGACAAAGATGCCGAGTTTGTCCTTTTCGATCTCAAGCCTCAGAATGCTAGCTCGAATTGGTAATCCTATCGATACAGACCAAGCCGAGATTGGAAGATGTGgactcgcgactcgtcactgtaaatactcacgactgtatgATGAGCGTAGCTAAGTAGGAATTTGGAATGGAAAtggaaatcacgaatgcttttcttcttctggTCCAGAACTTGAGCCTGTTGAGGTTGATGTCGTGCACGATGTGTGTGGATGTGCATATttgccattcgtgattatgTGAAGGGAAACGCTCTTGCTATCGTGACAAGCgcggattcgtgatttgtgtgCACAGCTGTGTCGAAGATCAGACGTAGATGACCGGATCCACCAACCTATTTGTCCTCCTCAACCTGCTTCTGATCAATGCTCTCGCTTTGTGTCTCGCCATAGCTGTCCTGGCTGCATCCATGTCGCCCAAAGCCCCGCCGTCTTTCCTGATCGCTTTGGCGGGATTTGCACCTTGGTGACGAGTCTGTttctgttgctgctgacgcGTGCACCAGTCTTGCGCCTCGGTTTTGACTCTAGCTTCGAAATCGAGCTTTTGGCCTCTACTGAACAGCTTGACCTCGCTGGTGTCGCGAACACTCTGCCTGTCGACCAAAATGTACTTGACGCTGGAACTGCCGTAGCTCTCGTAAAACGCATCTAGCAGGACATCCTCCATGATACGTCTTAAACTTCTtgcaccaccgccaccgccaccgcgATCGGCTGAATTTCTGACCAGCGCCTTGCTGTTGGCAGCCGAGCAAGTGCCCATTGCACGATGGACCACTTCTTCGATCGCACCGCGCGAGATGTGCAGTTCGATACCGTTGAGTTTGAACAACGACGTATATTGATCAACCAGGCTGTTGCGCGGTTCAGTCATGACCCGGATCAGGTCTTGGTGCGAAAGCGGGTTGAGCACCACCGACACGGGTACGCGACCGATGAATTCCGGGATCATTCCGTACTGCTCCAAATCGCTCggctcgagtcgtgagagTAGGTCGCACTGCGATAACGTCGCAGCATGCGGCTTCTCATTCTGATCCTCACTCGAGACGTTCAGAGTAGTCGGATCGCCAGATagccgatcgagacgatTTCGGATAACATGATCAATCCCCACAAATGCTCCTGAGAGAACGAAGAGGATTGAACTTGTAtcgacgctcaagctcgcagCTTGGGTTTGTGACGACGACAGGCTGTTGGAATTCCATTTGGCATCCGCTGAGTCCGCttgcgctcgacgatgatTGTACCACGGTCCGAGACCTCCGGCTGTCTCGACACCGTTTACATCTCCTGTCGCTGCTTGCCGTGGGTAGCTCTTTGGTACCTTGCTCGCCGCTGTCGCCGTCCCAGCCGCACTTGCACCCGCATTCGCACCCGCTTTGTTCGCAATCTGAATCGTCGTTCCTTCCAGTATCCTTAACAACGCCTGTTGTACGCCTTCTCCACCCACGTCctttcctcctcctcctcccgCCCCTCCCGCTCCCCCGCCTCCACCTCCCAGCCCGGTTttgcgcagcttgtcgatctcgtcgatgcacACGATTCCGCGCTGTGCGCGATCTACATCCCAGCCTGCTTCCACCAACAATcgctggatgatcgacTCCACATCTTCTCCCACATACCCCGCCATGGTGAGCGGCGTAGCGTCGACATGCACAAACGGCACATCGAGCGCCTGTGCCAGCGTTCGGAGCAACAGCGTCTTGCCTGAGCCCGACGGtccgaggaggaggatgttGGACTTTTCGAAAAACGGAAGCGAACCTGGTTGTGTTGAGAGGAACGCGATTCCGGGATTTGAAGTCGAGGCAGTCTCCTTGCCTGCGTCATGGGTCCGAGGTGTGCAATCCGAAACATGGCACACATCCACCGTCGAGGCGCGTTCGCTGGGATGGTCGCTgttcctgctcgtcgaaaGTCGCTCTCTGGCAAGCCGCAATGCCCGTTTGGTACGTTCTTGCGCTATCCCAGCGGCATACGCTGCTCTCTCCTGTGATGACTCCCACTTGTTCTCTGTTTCATCAGTTCTCGACATTTGACTTTGCGAACCAGGTCCACGCACACCGGCATGCTGGGAGCCGCGCATCGTGTTTGACGAGAAGTATAGAGGCTCGTCGGCCCCGAACACGCCGATCCTTGATGTCCCCTCGACCACATGATCTTTTTGATGAAAGTCCCGAGTATAATCAGACAGCACAGCATTGTGCATCCTCGACGCCGCTTCGGCCAGTGCATTTTCTTGTGCTGCCGTTGTCGATGACCATTTGCGCTGTTCCAACTTCCAACTCGCTTCTTCAGCTGGGGTCTGGGCCGAAACCCTTTTCATCGGCTTCTCGGGCTTCTCGGGCTTCTCGGGTGGCTTGAGATCATCACCGAACTTGGGCGCGATACGACCTGCATATCCACTGCCGTTCTGTATGGCTACCTTGGAGTCGTCTTCTATAATCGCCGATGGACCGCCCGCGTTGACGAGCCactcgcgctcgctgcgACCAAACATGAGACTCCGCGTTGCTTCGCCGTGCGGATCGCGCGCTCGCTCCGCGTTTCGTTCTTGTTCGATCTGATGCTGTGAACGCCAACTATCTTGGAGCGATGCCATCGCTTCGTCTTTTTCTTGCATTGCGGTTGGGTTCGATATCGGACCCGCTGCTTCCTCGGAGCGTGCCTTGTACTTTCCTAACCTCAGCGATCGTGAGGCAGCCTCTGAAACACCATGATCCGGTATTGTACAGTTACGTTGGAGTTGGGTTTCAGTTTCCTCTTCCgagagctgctgttgctgttgctgttgctgctgctgctgctgctgcgcctcaAGTCTCGCTTcagcttcgtgcttcatCCGCTGATTGCTCGCGACGCGAAGGTAGTGATTCCACACGCCTACGGCGAGCACCTTCTTCGCCCTCGTCTGACCTACCACGTACGAGTCGAGGTATTTGACCAGTGACCGCGGGCTGATGGATGGGATGTCCGAGAGCAGTGTCTTGTGagcggacgaggaggagtgGAAAGAGCCTTGAGTGTGGATGGTATCGCTAGTATTCGTGGAAGATTGGCGGATTTGGTGGTACGATAGCGCTCTTGCTGCGATGGCTACATCTGGTCGACTGGAAGCACGTGAAGCAACATCTCTCGATATCGCAACAGAGGTTGTCGATACGAGCTTTGTCCGGTGCGACGCTGTGCAAAGTGGTGTAGTCCTTGTGCATCTTGCTAATGCTGCAAGTCTCGTTGCGGATGCGCGCAGGCGAGATGTAGCGCTGCCATACTTGCTTGTGAtcgtcagcagcattcTTGATTGTCAGAATGAATGTGTGATAGAATGTTGTACCGAGCTATGTCGTTGCAGCCAGATGCGGACTGACTACAAGTATTCGCCTCGCCTTTGCGCCTGCTGACGCTCTGATGCCGCCAGCAAACCCTTGATCCCGACACGTCGCTTCAATGCCGCCTCGTCTTGGATAAGAAAGCCTGGCCCACCACTGTCCAACTGAAATACGCCTTTTGTCTCTGCCCGGTACAGTAGCAAATCacaatcttgaatcgtgaacgtgGAATGATGGTCACAAGTGTAAAgatagtcacgagtgtcgcGCCAACCACAGCGTGAGTAGCGGTAAATGTGAATATACAAAGCCGAGTGAAAGCcgtcactcgtcactgaaactcacgactggctcgACCGCCGCGTGCCGTGTTTCACACACAATTCTCCCCACACGCGATCTgctccattcacgatgaATTTCACCGGCCTCTTTGCTCAcaccgaatcgtgaatcgtgaatcgtgaatcgtgaatgcttcCAAACATGAAATGCTACCATCCGGATCCATGATCCACGATCATTCCACAAGACAGGCCTTGGATGACACGTAAACATTCATGCTCACGCATTGCGACATTATGCTGCAAGGCTTTCGATACCAGATGGAAAGGATTTCGTGATAGATTCCATACAGAAAGCAAGATATAGAAAGTGGAACAAAAATCAACACAACACAAGCTCGTCCGTCGCCTTACAACTTGAGCTCCTGCAAGATGCGCTTTGCCAGCATCTGGTACTGCCAAGGGTTACCGCCGACCCTTCTGAATTGCAGTCCGTTGACACCAAGCAACAAGGGGACTTTGACCACAAAGATCTCGAAGCGTACTGCTAGCTCGGTCGCTTGAGCTGCATTCATCGTCCTGGCAGTCACCGTGCCGGCGGCACTTGCAGGTGAGAGCGCACATGCATCACCGCCTgagccagcagcgacgGTGGTATCGAGCATCAAGTTCGAATCGCGCGATCCCGAAGGTCCAAGCATCGAAGCAGCTCCCATCGAATCGGCTCGCTGCCTCGGAGACCTAATCAATAGCGACGGTTTGGACGGTGTCTTGGGCGGCAGTGGAGGTAAAGTGGTCGAATCGGCGTTGGCAAAAGCAGCATTGCTCGTCAACGACGGCGTGCGACTGCGCACTGTACCACCAGCCCCTGTCAAAGCTCCGATGCTCTCGGCCACGGAGCCCTCTTTGCGGTTGGCACGATCCTTGTCCTTGCTTCTGCCTGATACGAACGAGAGTCGGCTTGGTTTGCGTTTGGGTTGACGGTTGTTCTCTTCTGAGGTGGGCGAGCGTTCCGATGCTTCGgcatctgcagctgcagctgcagccatcgtctcgagcgGAATTCGCGCATTACCTCTGCCCAGAGAGTCGGACCCTGAAAAGTCGAGGCTGGGAAGATGCACGCACTCGTATCCACCACGAAGCTCGCGGTACTGAATGCCGATGCGGTCCAACACCTTGACCAGAGACGCATGAATCACCGTACGAGGTTTGGTCGAAGTCGTCTGAACACTGAACAGGCCCTTGAGAAAAATGGGCTTGGAACCACCCTCGGATGCCGAAGAGCCGTTCTGCTGCCCTCCGGTAGCATTCGAACCACCTCCGAACCGGCGGCGTGTTACGAGAGCAGGAAGCACTTCGGCCTGTCCGGGCGTCGAAGGCCCCATCCATCCCGTTCTTGCATTGCTTGGGCTCACCTGCTGCAAAGCGTCTTCTTTCTGTCTAGCAGCACCACCCGCGTCAAGCACGTTGAGCGGCATGCTGGTCGATGGCGATATGCCAGTGCTGGGCCGTCTCCCGGAtttggctgcagctgtcgacTTGGGAGACATGGACAGGCCAGCCGCACGACCCACTGAAAGAGCGCCCATCGACGCTTCACTGACGCGCGTATTGGCATGCGAGGCGGGCATGTCGCCCATAGTGCCAGAACGACGCACCGTGGTTCCGCTGCCCAGTGGCATATCCTCGTCGTGAGTGACAAGGTGCTCCTCCACTTCGTCGTAGTCGTACGCATCCACGTCGGTACCAGTGTCAGCTtcgtccacctcgctcaGCGGCATGTGCGCACTGCCTCTccgctgctgatgctgctgctgctgctgctgcggcaaGCCCCCCAGAGGCATGCTCATCCTGCTTTGCTTCTTTCGCTCCCTGGCCTCAGTATCTAAAGGCTGCGATGGCGATCGGCCCATGAACGAGCTGAAGCGACGCGCCAAAGTTGCTCCGTAACCCAGTGTTGAGCTGGTGTTGTGGGCGGTAGCAGCTGGCGATGAGGACGGCTCTGCACTGCCAGCCTCAGACTTCGAAGGTGTGGCGATGTATGAAGCTCGTGCAGGCAAGCGAGCAGGAGACATGGTCGACATTCTTCGGGTATCCATGCTGAATGCGTCGGGCGTGCTAGGCTCGACCATTGCACCGACCGGTGTACGACCGGCTGCGGCGGCACCAGGGGGCCGACGCGCTGTCAAACTGACGCTTCTCTTGTGGTTGTTGGTGATGGCCATGGAAATATCCGGTGCCATCATCGAATGACGGTGATTGTGACCGATAGCCACCTCGGGACCAGGCGGGACGACGGAGAATGACTGTCGCATACCCGGGGTACTGGCCGCTGGGACCGGTGCCATACCACCAATCCCGGGTGCAAAACCAGCGTCCTTGGGCGACGGAAGGCACTTTTCGCGCAAGGCtgcttccatctcgtctGCATTGgcacgagcacgaggtGGCCCAGCCATAAGTCCGGAGGGCCTCGACTTCTCACGAGACTCAAACACGGGCGTCGGCGATGCAGGCACGGGTATCATCGCAGCGGCCGGGCGAGGAGGTGCAGGAGAAGCCAGCGCTGCTTCCTGCTGACGAGAAGGATCGTAGGCGCGGTGAGAAACATGCGGCACCTCAGGCACGCGGAGTGCCTCTTGCGGAATGTCGGCAGCTGTGGGCATGGCtccggcagcagcggctcTTGCACCTGTACCTGCGCCGGCGACAGCTCCTGTGGAGGGAACAGGAGGGCCATTGAGCGAGAGGTTGGACGAGGCAAAGAAGGAGTGACCGTAGAGGCGCTCACGTTCCATCTTTTCCTTGACAAGGAAGTAGATCGAGATGAGAGGATGGAAACCACGCGTCGGATCCAATGGCTCTTTGCCAAACGGCAAAAGACCCGTACCTGAGCCGAGTCCATTGGAGCTGCCGTTCGCTGAACCGACAGCTGAGTCGTCCTTGCTGCCgaaagctgctgctagCGGGTTGGTGGTGAGCTTTTTCTTGTAGAAATCAATACCTGagaagcgtctcgagcCTGCCTTGGACTTGACTGTATCGGAGCCGCTGGTTGCAGTGAAGCTGCCGCGAGTTGATGGCCTGTTGAGGCCGGGCGAGTCGATTGACGAACCACTGTTGCTGACCGTGCTGAGACCGGTGAGGCTGGCGGGCAGGTTCTTGAGCTCCCAGTGGTACAATGAGGTCTGGTACGCTTCGCTGTTGAGCACCTcgatgagcttggctgTAATGGCCTCGGGAGAGCCGAACTCGAAGCCGGTCATCCCCTTGATGACTTCCTGATCAATGTTGTGCGGACGGAGCGGCGTGCGGTCTGGCAAGTGCGGATCTGGAACGCCTTCGTAGCCCTTGACCATCCAAGGATGTGCAAGTACTTCAGCGAGGGTGGCTCGATTGGCAGGGTTGGTGACCAGCATGCGCGACAGAAGATGCTTGCACTCGCCGCTGAGCCAGGCAGGGTATTCGACCTGACCGCGCTTAATCTTGGCGTGGAGAGCAGGCATGCTCTGATCGTCAAAGGGCACTTTGCCGCAGACAAGAACATAGAGGACGATACCAAAGGACCAGACGTCCACTTCTGGGCCGGTGTACACCTTTGCGTTGAGAAGCTCGGGCGCAGCAAAGTAGAGCGAGCCGCAGAAGGTGGAGAGGTGCGAGTGAGGCGAAAAGAGGTTGCTCAAACCGAAATCGATAATTTTGATGTTTCCCGTCTTGGAGATGAGAATGTTTTCAATCTTGAGATCGCGGTggacgatgctgttgcGATGACAATACTCGAGCGCACTGCCGATCTGGCGTGCGAATTTGCGTGCGCTTCGTTCCCGGAGTCGGCCGTGGCTGATGATGTAGTCGAGCATCTGACCACCATTGACATACTCAAAGACCATGTAGTAGTGGTTGGTGTGGATGATCATTTCGCGCATGCCGCAAACGTAGGGGTGATGGAGCAAGATCTGAAGCGAACCTTCTCGAATGGTACGAATCTCTTTGGACTGGTCCTTGGCGGCCGCTTTGGCGAGGAACGACGCGGTGGGgggcggtggtggtggctgAGGCTTGCCGTTCTcgtcaacagcagctcgcggggattgagcagcagccatggAAGTGTGACGGGGAATGATTTTGATGGCGACCTTTTCGCCGTTGCCCATCTTGACGCCAAGTTTGACCTTGCCCATACTTCCAGCGCCCAGCGTCTTACCGAGCGCATAATCTCCGAGAAGTCGACGACTTCGGCGTTCGCGGTCGCGGTCACGGTCACGTTCGCCCCGCTCCTTTTCCCTTTCGCGCTCCCGTTCCTTTTCGCGTTCCCTCTCCTTGAGTTTTTcacgctgacgctgctgctccttttcacgttgctgctcttgaagctgctgatgctgcaggcgctctcgctcaagctcttgctctcgcgcagctcgaagTTGTAGATGTTGCTGCGAggcgcgatcgagctgaGTATCGCGAGACGAGCCCAAGGTGTCGGTGGCATCAAATGTGTCGCTGCTACCTTGACCGAGGCGGGAGTCGTGCTGACGACGCTGGACAGCTTGCATCTGCGCAGCACGAGTATCCAATACGCTAGCGGGACGAGGAGGCTCGGATGCCATGGCTCTGCGCTGTCGCTGCGTTGGATCGGGAGAGGATGCGAATTCACTCTGGTATTGTGCATGTGCACGTGTAGGCGTGTAAGCAGAGTCAGGGACAAGGCCGTTGCCGGGACGTGTTTCGATGGGGGAAGAGTTGTTGGACTGACGCTGAGCAGCTCTGGCTGCGTGGTTGCGGCGTATGTCGTCGATACTTTTGCGATTGCTGTCCATCATGGAGCGGTGTGGATCCGACTCTGGTGGGGAGAGAGGGCCAACGGAGATGGAGTTGGGCATGGCCAGGGTTTGAACGCCAGCAGCAATAGCATCGTAGGGTGTCTTCTTGGGCGGTGTTTGCATGGCGGAGGGCGACGCAGAGGCGGAGGGTGTAGCTGAGCCTGGCAGGGGACGTGGAATATGCTGTGGTGGCAGAGTgtctgctggtggtgcACGATGGTCCACTAGGCTACCGATGGCTGCAGAGGGGTGGGGGATAGCGGAAGAGGTGCCGCCGTTGAGAGTTGCTGGAAGGAAGGTCTGCTCTGCGTTGGTTAGGGCGAGAGGTAGACCTGGAAGCGACTTGAGGACATCCGACGAGCGGCGAGATGCAAGGTCAGGACGCCCGCCTGGCTGGACAAGACCGTAAGAAGATGTAGCGAGCTTGTCGGAACGCCGTGAAGTTGGACTCTCTTGTTGCGCAACTTGGGATGAAGGCTGCAAGGAGCTGGCAAGGGGAGAAGCATTGAGAGAGGAAAGCTGCTGGGTGTCGAGTTGGGCGTCTTCAGGAACGCTTCTGAGTGATGGTTGATTTGGATCGATGGCGGAGGgcatggcagcagcaaaggcgTCTGCCACGTCGATCTCATGCTTTGGAGTGTGGAGATGGTCGTAGATCTCCATGGCGTCTGTAGAGCCAGGACCACTGGGTTGTCGGGGATGCATGTCGCCGCGGTGAGATAGCAGTGCTCGATCGCGCTTGTCAAACAAGGTCTCTGAAGGTGAGCACAAGCAGCTGGCGACGAGTTTCGAGTTTGGTTGCGCGCTCTTGGAATTGAGAGGCGCGACCAAGAAGGTTGGATAGCGGCCTAGTTTgccactcgagctcgagcagctgagctcggcaagcgGATCAAGTTGTAATATGCGATAAAAAGATGCTTAAGATGAGATGGTGGTTCGAGCCAGCATTGATGTGGATTGGATACCGTTTCTTCTTGAAGTCAAGACGATGTTATGAGAAAAGGCGGTTGATTGTGCAAGGCcaggaggaagaggaagtGAACTTGGATGCAGACCGGTGGGCTGAATACCACGTTGGCCGGATGCGCGCGCGAGGCGACAGTGTGCGGTTCAAGCGGCGTAGATGGTAGAATGATGGGGATGCGCAGCGTGTGGGATAAAGCGTCGTACGAGAGagaagaggatgatgatgccgaAAGGAGAACAGAGGTATACGTACGCGGTAAGGAAGCCGAATAAGCTTTAAGAGaagatgcgatgcgatgcgatgcgactCGTcagaagcgtgaatcacgaatgaaagCGTGACCAAAGTCGAAATGGCgatggattcacgatgcgaccgacattcacgactcttttgggaatcacgaatgccgcGAACCGTTGTCAGCCAGTCAGGCAGCAAGCCCAGCCCCAGCAAGCCCAGCCAGCCCAGCCTGTCTCGGCTCTGCTTAAACGGCAgtgcaattcgtgattgatcAACGCgcgtattcacgatttgtgcTTCAGGCctcagctcgagccaactcacactcacgactcacgactcgttTGGTTTCAAGTTTCTTTGGcagcacaatcacgaatcacgaatcacgaatcacaaattcACAAATTCCCTCTCCGCCTGCATCGTCGGTTGCATCTTGCTAGGTTCAGTCAACTtagtcacgattcacggttttTGGGCAGGCAGTCCGGCAGGCAGTCCGCGTTGGCCCctctgtctctctctctttctccttcCAAAATTCCAAATTCCAAAGTCCAATTTTCAGTCAACTAAGTCATGagttattcgtgattgatcaacgattcacgattcgtgatttggtgAAGGTGTGGATATTTTCTTCGTGCATTCACAttgccattcacgattggctttCGAGAATCTGACAGCGTCGACCAGACTAAAAACTCAATCCGTGatccgattcacgattcgtgattcacgattgcatcaagcgtgaagagaCCTCTTATGCGGCTGTATGTTGGCTCACCGTGGTTCGGAGCCGCCACAACATCAGTCAGGTCATAGTAACGTACGGTGGATGGAGGAGGGTGGTCAAGTCGGATCTTGTTCTGTTTGCTCACAGACTTGCAAGCCCAGACTCAACGTGCTtcaccaacactcacgactgtgccTTGGCCATGTCCATTCTCATCTTATTAACACGCTTAAACCGTACGGGTCGAGGAATGATTACGATGTCTTATATCGATCAAGAGTATATGTACTGTACAGCTTCAACACATTACAACAAGTGGCACTATGGCGGAGTGGTTATCGCGTAGCACTCGAACCTCTAGACTAGGTCGAGCAACACTCAACAATATGCTATTCCCCCTGGGAGCGCAGGTTCAAATCCTGCTGGTGTCGAATTTTTGAATTTTTTTTGTCCATCAACCAGACAGGTCATCGACGGCTTATTCTCACAAAAAAACGAGAAAAATGCCTAAACTTTCCAAGAGGTTGGAGTGTTTATATAAACCCTGGGTCTGGAGTCGGTTATGTGAGACGACGGGCTACACTCAGTCAAGAATATGGATGGCTGATTAGTTGGCTGGCTGGTTGCGTGCCCGTGGCGTAAATGAACGCGTCAGAGCAGCGTACGAGGCTGCGACGCGTGCGattccaatcgtgaatcacgaatcgtgaatcgtgagttggTGAGTGTTGGTTCAAAGAAACGCGAGTGGCCGTCTTTTCTGTACACAGGTAGTCAtatagtcacgagtcacacTGACGTGTAATGACACACCGTCCCTCCGCTGCCATCACCACCTACGTTGCCAAAAACGAACCTTCGGAACATCGGCGCAACGTATTTATTAGTGGGATCGACCTTAGTCAGCTTGGACCGCAGACGATCACAATGACAGAGCAGCCCAAGTTAGCCAAATTctttggcggtggcagcagcgccaacaCATCAGCGTCAAAGCCTCGTCAGCAAGATATCAAGTCTGCTTTTGCTCCAAAACTGGCCAAGCCAACATCCATAGAGACCACAATCAACGCAGCCACTGCATCTTCCCACGAAGCCGAGCCTATCACCGCCGCCACTCCCTTGCCCTCAAAGAGACAAGCTTCCATCAGCAACGCCATTCCGAACATCCCCAACTCCGAcccagcagcaccacatAGGAAGAAGCGTCGCATCATCGAAtcggatgacgacgaggacgaggaacCGTCACTGTCTCCGGCGCAAGCCTCGACCCCCGCATCCGCAAACAAGCAACCTGCACCGGATgcatcatcgagcagcaaagtcgCCTCCATCTCTGCCAAACCTCCGCCAAAGACCAGTATAGCCGCCAACAAGGGTGTCATCTCCAGTGCTAACGATGCCACAGACAGCGACTCGGACTCTGCCAGCGAGCACATCCCTAACGACCTAGACGATGATCACGAAGAAGAACAGGCAatccaagaagaagagcaaaaGGGTGCCAAAAAGCTTGCCGCCATCTTTCAAATGCCATCCCAAGTCAACGAAGGCAAAGTTACCTGGAAAGAGGGCGAGGCGGTCCCCTATGCTGCGCTAGCTACCACGTTTGCCGATATCCAGGCTACCACCAAGCGACTCGAGATCACCGAGATCCTCACCCAATTCCTTGTGCGCGTCATCAAGCGCTCCCCCGATAACCTGCTTCAGGTCGTCTACCTGTGCATCAACCGCCTCTGTCCCGATTACGAAGGTCTCGAGCTGGGCATTGGCGAATCGTTGCTCATCAAAGCCATCGCTCAATCCACCGGTCGCGAAGTGGCTCGCATCAAAAAGGACCTCGAAGCCCAAGGCGATCTCGGCCTGGTAGCGCTCCATTCGAAAAAGAACCAACCGACCATGTTCAAGGTGTCGAGCCTCAAAGTTCCGCAGGTAttcaagcagctcaaagaAATCGCCCTTGTGAGCGGCAACAAGTCGCAAGACCGAAAGATCGGCAtgatcaagaagctgctcgcttcATGTCAAGGTGACGAACCCAAGTTCCTCATTCGCAGTCTCGAAGGAAAACTTCGAATCGGGCTCGCCGAAAGATCCGTACTCGTCTCCCTGGCGCGCGCCGTCGTCATAGCCAAATTGGGCAAAACCATCTCAAAACTTTCTCAGGAATCcctcgccaagcagctcgaggacgCAACTGAGCTCGTCAAGGCTGTCTACTCGGAACTGCCCTCGTACGATCTGGTTGTACCGGCATTGCTCAAGGGCGGAGTCGAGCATCTGCGTAGCGAATGCAAGCTGACGCCTGGTGTGCCGCTCAAGCCGATGCTTGCCAAACCCACCAAAGCCATCTCTGAAGTGCTCGACCGCTTTGAAGGCAAACCATTCACCTGCGAATACAAGTATGACGGAGAACGTGCTCAGGTTCATCTGTTACCTAACCGTCAACTTGCCGTGTTTTCGCGAAACTCGGAAAACATGTCTGTCAAATATCCCGATCTGGTCGAACAAATTCCTCGATGCATCAAGCCTACCGTCAAATCGTTTGTCCTCGAtgcggaagcagcggcgTGGAAAAAGGCTCAACTCAACGCGGAAGGCATCTTGGAACCAGCCAAGCTTCTGCCATTCCAAGAGCTCTCGCGTCGTAAACGCAAGGACGTCAAAGCGCAAGACATCAAGGTCAAAGTCAAGCTGTTTGCGTTTGATctgctcttcctcaacGGCGAGTCTCTGCTCTCGCTTCCGCTCTCTGAACGACGTGCGCTCCTGCAATCGCACTTCCAACCCG encodes the following:
- a CDS encoding putative DNA ligase I; the protein is MTEQPKLAKFFGGGSSANTSASKPRQQDIKSAFAPKLAKPTSIETTINAATASSHEAEPITAATPLPSKRQASISNAIPNIPNSDPAAPHRKKRRIIESDDDEDEEPSLSPAQASTPASANKQPAPDASSSSKVASISAKPPPKTSIAANKGVISSANDATDSDSDSASEHIPNDLDDDHEEEQAIQEEEQKGAKKLAAIFQMPSQVNEGKVTWKEGEAVPYAALATTFADIQATTKRLEITEILTQFLVRVIKRSPDNLLQVVYLCINRLCPDYEGLELGIGESLLIKAIAQSTGREVARIKKDLEAQGDLGLVALHSKKNQPTMFKVSSLKVPQVFKQLKEIALVSGNKSQDRKIGMIKKLLASCQGDEPKFLIRSLEGKLRIGLAERSVLVSLARAVVIAKLGKTISKLSQESLAKQLEDATELVKAVYSELPSYDLVVPALLKGGVEHLRSECKLTPGVPLKPMLAKPTKAISEVLDRFEGKPFTCEYKYDGERAQVHLLPNRQLAVFSRNSENMSVKYPDLVEQIPRCIKPTVKSFVLDAEAAAWKKAQLNAEGILEPAKLLPFQELSRRKRKDVKAQDIKVKVKLFAFDLLFLNGESLLSLPLSERRALLQSHFQPVDDEFDFARSEDCSSVEQISVFLDKSVKEGCEGLMVKMLSGVDSTYEPSRRSMNWLKLKKDYLAGTGDSLDLVVIGGYYGKGKRTNVYGAFLLACYDSDSETFQTICKIGTGFTEQDLESHYKTLKQLEISGKKGYYDVGEAKPDVYFEAKVVWEVLTADLSLSPVYTAAKGLVDQRGISLRFPRFIRIRDDKTAEESTSPEQIEAMYRSQVVNSSKGKSGADDDDGFW